From one Agathobaculum sp. NTUH-O15-33 genomic stretch:
- the recN gene encoding DNA repair protein RecN, with protein sequence MLELLHIENIAVIEQADIELEPGLTVMSGETGAGKSIVIDSVGAILGRRVSRELIRSGAQKGFVSAVFSALSPGLNRLLAELDLTGEEPDTLYIQRQINADGKSACRVNMKPVTAAVLKTLAPYLIDIHGQNDGQKLLDEQYHIDYLDGFAQNEALLAEYQPRYQSLLQLRRQITALETGEQERLQRVDMLSFHKEEIEQAALKPGEDETLAQQKAFFDHAGKIAAALEEARLALAGDEDADDAAGACSLLDRAAEALGAIGEISDAYEGIAERAQELRYLAADLRDSVAGGCGNLEFSAAERDQTEQRLDEIYRLKQKYGGTIEEILAYHAKITEELDGLQNADTRRDALREQYRVELADAKKIAARLTEARVEAAGRLEQAIVRELGELDMEKVRVRIAVRTGTKLTQQGFDTVAFEISVNPGEPEKPLSKVASGGELSRIMLALKNVLMAGEEVGMLIFDEIDTGVSGHAAQQIARKLCAIAGQKQTLCVTHLPQIAAMGDYHLRISKSVRGERSYTDVSPMDEARRIDEIARLLSGETITDASRGNAAELLHEAKRYKTDRETGFIDERRKERAP encoded by the coding sequence ATGCTCGAGCTGCTGCATATTGAGAATATTGCCGTGATCGAGCAGGCGGATATCGAACTCGAACCCGGCCTGACCGTGATGAGCGGCGAGACCGGCGCGGGTAAATCGATCGTGATCGATTCCGTGGGCGCGATTCTCGGCCGTCGTGTCAGCCGCGAGCTAATCCGCTCGGGCGCGCAGAAGGGCTTTGTCAGCGCGGTATTTTCCGCGCTTTCACCCGGCCTTAACCGCCTTTTGGCGGAGCTCGACCTGACCGGCGAGGAGCCGGATACCCTGTATATCCAGCGGCAGATCAACGCGGACGGCAAGAGCGCCTGCCGTGTGAATATGAAGCCTGTTACGGCCGCGGTACTAAAGACGCTTGCGCCTTATCTGATTGATATTCACGGCCAGAACGATGGACAAAAGCTGTTGGACGAGCAGTATCACATTGATTACTTAGACGGCTTTGCGCAAAATGAAGCGCTGCTGGCGGAATATCAGCCGCGCTATCAATCGCTTCTACAGCTGCGCCGGCAGATTACCGCGCTGGAAACCGGCGAGCAGGAACGTCTGCAACGGGTTGACATGCTCTCTTTTCATAAGGAAGAGATTGAGCAAGCTGCGCTTAAGCCGGGTGAGGATGAAACGCTTGCGCAGCAAAAGGCCTTTTTTGACCATGCGGGCAAGATAGCCGCGGCGCTTGAAGAGGCTCGCCTTGCGCTGGCGGGGGATGAGGATGCAGACGATGCGGCCGGCGCGTGTTCTCTGCTCGACCGCGCTGCCGAAGCGCTGGGGGCGATCGGAGAAATATCTGATGCGTATGAAGGCATCGCCGAGCGCGCGCAGGAGCTTCGATATCTCGCCGCCGATTTGCGGGACAGTGTGGCCGGTGGTTGTGGCAACCTAGAATTTTCCGCCGCGGAGCGTGACCAAACGGAGCAGCGGCTGGACGAGATCTATCGCCTGAAGCAGAAATACGGCGGTACGATTGAGGAGATCCTCGCTTATCACGCCAAGATAACGGAAGAACTCGATGGGCTGCAAAACGCAGATACCCGGCGTGACGCTCTGCGCGAGCAGTATCGTGTGGAATTGGCGGACGCCAAGAAAATCGCTGCCCGTCTGACCGAGGCCCGCGTAGAAGCCGCGGGACGGCTCGAGCAGGCGATCGTGCGGGAACTCGGCGAGCTGGACATGGAAAAAGTGCGGGTGCGCATCGCGGTACGTACCGGTACCAAGCTGACGCAGCAGGGCTTTGATACGGTCGCGTTCGAGATATCGGTAAATCCCGGCGAGCCGGAAAAACCGTTATCCAAGGTCGCGTCCGGCGGTGAGCTTTCGCGGATCATGCTGGCGCTGAAAAATGTGCTGATGGCAGGCGAGGAGGTCGGCATGCTGATCTTTGATGAGATCGACACCGGCGTCAGCGGTCACGCCGCACAGCAGATCGCGCGTAAGCTGTGCGCGATCGCTGGACAAAAGCAGACCCTGTGCGTGACGCATTTGCCGCAGATCGCGGCGATGGGCGACTATCATTTGCGCATTTCCAAGTCGGTGCGGGGCGAGCGCAGTTATACGGATGTCAGCCCGATGGATGAAGCGCGGCGGATCGATGAGATCGCACGCCTTCTTTCAGGGGAAACGATCACCGACGCCTCGCGCGGCAATGCCGCCGAGCTGCTCCATGAGGCGAAGCGCTATAAGACGGATCGAGAGACCGGCTTTATTGATGAACGCCGCAAGGAACGGGCGCCGTGA
- a CDS encoding arginine repressor: protein MKFQRQAKILDLIDRFEIETQEELTDHLRTMGYNTTQATISRDIRELRLIKTLSSETGKYKYAAATSGTAESFTVRLRNIFRECVTSIQAAQNMVVIKTLPGLGQAAAMAIDAMRATEVIGTLGGDDTVFAVMRDNESAERFCREAQEILQ, encoded by the coding sequence ATGAAATTTCAGCGTCAAGCAAAGATACTTGATCTGATCGATCGGTTTGAGATAGAAACGCAGGAGGAACTGACCGACCACCTGCGCACCATGGGCTACAATACGACGCAGGCGACGATCTCGCGCGATATCCGTGAGCTGCGGCTGATCAAAACGCTTTCCTCTGAAACCGGAAAATATAAATACGCCGCGGCTACATCCGGCACGGCGGAGAGCTTTACCGTACGCCTGCGTAATATTTTCCGCGAGTGTGTGACCAGCATTCAGGCTGCGCAGAACATGGTCGTCATCAAAACGCTGCCCGGTCTGGGGCAGGCGGCGGCAATGGCGATCGACGCGATGCGCGCGACCGAGGTCATCGGCACGCTCGGCGGGGACGATACGGTGTTCGCCGTAATGCGGGATAACGAAAGCGCGGAACGCTTTTGCCGCGAAGCGCAGGAAATCCTACAATGA
- a CDS encoding NAD(+)/NADH kinase, with product MIKTIFVYPNMRKEGVRGILPKVCSLLSGQGARLLLPLRLRGLESTIECADFLESVDAMRVSDAAVVLGGDGTMLRIARAAAQHGVPLLGINLGHIGFMTELERDELSLMERLFTGEYTLDSRMMLHVAIRRGDRVVYENDSLNDIVIAKGTAFRVVCVRIAADDEDVTAFNGDGVIVSTPTGTTAYGLSAGGPIIEPSAENLAVTPICAHALQAKAFVFGPERRITINAQCEGGSEVFVSADGGQGFAIRPEDQVEITRSSLRTKLIRLKGNSFYKILQQKL from the coding sequence ATGATCAAAACCATTTTTGTTTACCCTAATATGCGCAAAGAAGGCGTGCGCGGTATCCTGCCCAAGGTCTGTTCGCTGCTGAGCGGGCAAGGGGCGCGTTTGCTGCTGCCTCTACGGCTGCGCGGGCTGGAGAGCACAATCGAGTGCGCGGATTTTCTGGAATCCGTTGATGCCATGCGTGTGTCGGATGCGGCGGTGGTTCTTGGCGGAGACGGCACCATGCTGCGCATCGCGCGAGCAGCGGCGCAGCACGGCGTACCGCTGCTCGGCATCAATTTGGGCCATATCGGTTTCATGACCGAACTGGAGCGTGACGAGCTTTCTCTCATGGAGCGGCTGTTTACCGGAGAATATACGCTGGATAGCCGGATGATGCTGCACGTGGCGATCCGGCGGGGGGATCGCGTGGTCTATGAAAACGATTCGCTCAATGATATCGTCATTGCCAAGGGCACCGCTTTTCGTGTGGTGTGTGTGCGCATTGCGGCGGATGATGAGGACGTCACAGCCTTTAACGGCGATGGCGTGATCGTTTCCACGCCGACGGGTACGACGGCTTACGGCCTTTCCGCCGGCGGGCCGATCATTGAACCAAGCGCGGAAAACCTTGCGGTCACGCCGATCTGCGCGCATGCGCTGCAAGCAAAGGCGTTTGTGTTCGGACCGGAGCGCCGCATCACGATCAACGCGCAGTGCGAAGGCGGCAGCGAGGTGTTCGTTTCCGCGGACGGCGGACAGGGCTTTGCCATTCGTCCGGAGGATCAAGTGGAGATCACGCGTTCTTCGCTGCGGACGAAGTTGATCCGTCTGAAGGGCAACAGCTTTTACAAGATATTACAGCAAAAATTATAA
- a CDS encoding TlyA family RNA methyltransferase, producing the protein MSKLRLDVALFERGLVPSRERAKTTIMAGLVYVDGQKADKAGMTIPEDANIEVRDMGKTFVSRGGHKIEKALDYFQIDPKGLTVMDVGASTGGFTDCLLRRGAEKVYSIDVGYGQLAWSLRQDPRVVCMERTNIRYVTPEQLPDTPSLCVIDVSFISLRIVLPVVAELLSEQGRVACLIKPQFEAGRGKVGKKGVVREPEIHLEVLEGFVENARAAGFAVRNVTFSPIKGPEGNIEFLGYLQKQGTDSVPDLSEIVRQAHEELDG; encoded by the coding sequence ATGAGTAAACTGCGTTTGGACGTCGCGCTGTTTGAGCGCGGTCTTGTCCCGTCGCGTGAACGCGCGAAAACGACGATCATGGCCGGTCTGGTTTATGTGGATGGCCAAAAGGCGGACAAGGCCGGCATGACCATACCGGAAGATGCCAACATAGAAGTGCGCGATATGGGTAAGACCTTTGTCTCGCGCGGCGGCCACAAAATTGAAAAGGCGCTTGACTATTTCCAGATCGACCCCAAGGGCCTGACCGTGATGGACGTGGGCGCGTCTACCGGCGGTTTTACCGATTGCCTGCTGCGGCGCGGCGCGGAAAAGGTCTATTCGATCGACGTGGGCTACGGCCAGCTGGCTTGGAGCCTGCGGCAGGACCCGCGCGTTGTATGCATGGAGCGCACCAACATCCGCTATGTGACGCCCGAGCAATTACCGGACACGCCTTCGCTGTGTGTGATCGATGTTTCGTTTATTTCGCTTCGTATCGTTCTGCCCGTCGTGGCGGAGCTTCTGTCGGAGCAGGGCCGCGTCGCCTGCCTGATCAAGCCTCAATTTGAAGCGGGCCGCGGCAAGGTGGGGAAAAAGGGTGTTGTGCGCGAGCCGGAGATCCATTTAGAAGTGCTCGAGGGCTTTGTGGAAAATGCGCGCGCTGCCGGATTTGCCGTACGAAACGTCACCTTTTCGCCCATCAAAGGGCCGGAAGGGAACATTGAGTTTTTGGGTTATCTGCAAAAGCAGGGGACGGACAGCGTTCCCGACCTTTCCGAGATTGTGCGTCAGGCGCACGAGGAATTGGATGGATAA
- the dxs gene encoding 1-deoxy-D-xylulose-5-phosphate synthase, translating into MKKRYGILDNVKSPADLRNLSYNSLDALSASLREFIVDHVSKTGGHLASNLGVVELAVALEREFDSSKDRIIYDVGHQSYVHKILTDRREGFDSLRQFGGLSGFMKPEESPADPCITGHASSSVSVALGMAHARTLKNQKYHVIAVIGDGAMTGGMAYEALNSAGTSREPLIVVLNDNNMSIARNVGGLNRHLSRLRVNPRYLRAKTRVKGVLSRMPGGQKLADGLSRIKRRLKILLLPTSIFEQMGFAYFGPVDGHDIKSVCELLRMAKKMKKPVLLHIMTRKGKGYTPSEQDPETYHGVSKFNPVTGITGGETKQDFSACFGKELCRLAETDGRICAVTAAMPSGTGLTGFAERYRSRFFDVGIAEEHAVAMAAGMAKQGLLPVCAIYSTFLQRAYDQIIHDVAIEGLHVVLAVDRAGIVGADGATHNGVFDVAFLRSVPGLKIYAPSNFAELRAMLSHALYHDTGAVAIRYPRGGEASFTASTVSEPFVRIKEGKSAAIVTYGTMLEETLQAANTLADTGCEIAVYKWNELSASPGEALLQELGAYRAVLVAEDVVQTGGMGEYLAALLAARSCAPQRLLFCSTGDQFLPHGSVEEVRRACGLDAASLAKTLREAIAK; encoded by the coding sequence ATGAAAAAACGCTACGGAATTTTAGATAATGTAAAAAGCCCGGCCGATCTGCGAAACCTGTCCTACAATTCACTCGACGCGCTTTCAGCGTCTTTGCGCGAGTTTATTGTGGATCATGTTTCAAAGACGGGCGGGCATTTGGCGTCTAACCTCGGTGTGGTGGAGCTGGCCGTCGCGCTGGAACGCGAGTTCGATTCGTCGAAGGATCGCATCATATATGACGTCGGTCATCAGAGCTACGTGCATAAAATATTGACCGATCGGCGCGAAGGGTTTGATTCATTGCGTCAATTCGGCGGCCTTTCCGGTTTTATGAAGCCGGAAGAAAGCCCAGCGGATCCTTGTATCACGGGGCACGCGTCCAGTTCGGTCTCGGTCGCTCTCGGCATGGCGCACGCGCGCACGCTGAAAAATCAGAAATACCATGTGATCGCTGTGATCGGCGACGGCGCAATGACCGGCGGTATGGCCTATGAGGCGCTCAACAGCGCAGGCACCAGCCGCGAACCGCTGATCGTTGTGCTGAACGATAATAATATGTCGATCGCGCGAAACGTTGGCGGACTAAACCGCCACCTGTCCCGCTTACGTGTCAACCCGCGCTATCTGCGCGCAAAGACACGGGTGAAAGGCGTGCTGAGCCGTATGCCCGGCGGCCAAAAGCTGGCGGATGGCCTTTCCCGTATCAAGCGCCGCTTGAAGATTTTGCTGCTGCCGACCTCGATCTTTGAACAGATGGGGTTTGCCTATTTCGGCCCGGTGGATGGGCACGATATAAAATCCGTGTGCGAGCTGCTGCGTATGGCTAAAAAAATGAAAAAGCCGGTGCTGTTGCACATCATGACGCGGAAGGGCAAGGGTTATACGCCGTCCGAACAGGACCCGGAGACCTATCACGGCGTTTCTAAGTTTAATCCAGTGACCGGTATTACAGGCGGAGAGACCAAGCAGGATTTTTCCGCCTGCTTTGGCAAGGAGCTTTGCCGGTTGGCCGAAACGGATGGCCGCATTTGCGCGGTTACGGCCGCGATGCCATCCGGCACAGGCCTGACCGGTTTTGCCGAACGCTATCGCAGCCGCTTTTTTGATGTCGGTATCGCGGAAGAGCACGCGGTGGCAATGGCAGCCGGTATGGCCAAGCAAGGGCTTTTGCCCGTATGTGCGATCTATTCCACTTTTTTGCAGCGCGCTTATGATCAGATCATTCATGATGTGGCGATCGAAGGGCTGCATGTCGTTTTAGCGGTCGACCGCGCGGGCATTGTCGGCGCGGACGGCGCGACGCATAACGGCGTATTCGACGTGGCCTTTCTGCGCTCGGTACCGGGCCTGAAAATTTACGCGCCGAGCAACTTTGCCGAACTGCGCGCCATGCTCAGTCATGCGCTGTATCACGATACCGGCGCGGTCGCGATTCGCTATCCGCGCGGCGGCGAAGCTTCCTTCACGGCTTCCACGGTATCCGAACCGTTTGTTCGTATCAAAGAAGGTAAGTCTGCCGCGATCGTTACCTATGGCACGATGCTGGAGGAGACGCTGCAGGCGGCCAATACGCTTGCGGATACCGGGTGTGAGATCGCTGTTTATAAATGGAACGAGCTTTCCGCGTCGCCCGGCGAAGCGCTATTACAAGAACTGGGCGCCTATCGTGCGGTGCTGGTCGCGGAGGACGTGGTGCAAACGGGCGGCATGGGAGAGTATTTGGCCGCGCTGCTTGCGGCGCGTAGCTGTGCGCCGCAGCGTTTGCTGTTCTGTTCCACAGGCGACCAATTTCTGCCGCACGGCAGCGTGGAGGAGGTGCGCCGGGCCTGTGGCTTGGATGCGGCCAGTCTGGCAAAAACATTGAGGGAGGCGATCGCGAAATGA
- a CDS encoding DUF21 domain-containing protein, translating to MGNPHSGDAWQPAGKTNRTSSRKINSVCRHFILLTIARKGVIFVKREFHPWKEPTNRRKKQREAPRPPRLINVRWVVTIMAVSLVLSMTMSYLSSEALNNANTITSFIVLFLFIALGIVFDMIGVAATSATEKEFHSMAARKVKGAREAVWMTRNAEKVSSICNDVIGDIAGIISGATGALIVAHMTAGAGALRAVIISLAITGMISAMTIGGKAAGKGIAIANNGKILAVCGRVLSVLPIAFDKKK from the coding sequence ATGGGAAACCCCCATAGCGGCGACGCATGGCAGCCCGCGGGGAAAACCAACCGAACCTCAAGCCGTAAGATTAACTCTGTCTGCCGCCACTTTATTTTATTAACCATCGCCCGTAAGGGCGTTATTTTCGTCAAAAGGGAGTTTCATCCTTGGAAGGAACCGACAAACAGAAGAAAAAAACAGCGCGAAGCGCCGCGCCCGCCGCGTCTGATCAATGTGCGCTGGGTCGTAACGATCATGGCGGTCAGCTTGGTGCTGAGCATGACAATGTCCTATCTCTCAAGCGAAGCGCTCAACAACGCGAATACGATCACTTCGTTTATCGTGTTGTTTCTTTTCATCGCGCTGGGCATCGTATTTGACATGATCGGCGTAGCCGCCACTTCGGCGACTGAAAAAGAATTTCACTCCATGGCGGCCCGCAAGGTGAAGGGCGCAAGGGAAGCGGTCTGGATGACGCGCAACGCCGAAAAGGTATCCAGCATCTGCAACGATGTCATCGGCGATATCGCTGGCATCATCTCAGGCGCGACCGGCGCGCTCATCGTCGCCCACATGACGGCGGGCGCGGGCGCGCTGCGCGCGGTCATCATATCCCTTGCGATCACCGGTATGATCTCCGCCATGACCATTGGCGGCAAGGCGGCCGGTAAGGGCATTGCGATCGCCAACAACGGCAAGATCCTCGCGGTATGCGGCAGGGTGCTCTCTGTGCTGCCCATCGCGTTCGATAAAAAGAAATAG
- a CDS encoding 4-hydroxyphenylacetate 3-hydroxylase family protein, producing MMTKEQYVESLRGLHLNLYRFGERVENVVDDEVVRPSLNSFAATYELAEDPQYEDLMTAVSSLTGKKINRFTHLHQSADDLIKKVKMQRLLGQKTAACFQRCVGLDAANAVFSTTFETDEAHGTSYHENFKRFWTEVQNNDWGVDGAMTDVKGDRSLSPSKQADPDLFLHVVERTADGVYVTGAKAHQTGYLNSHYVLVMPTIAMREGDEDYAISFACPTDADGITLILGRQSCDTRKTEEYNDIDVGNKVYGGHEVLVIFDRVFIPNDMIFLNGEVDFAGMMVERFAGYHRQSYGGCKVGVGDVLIGATALAGDMAGSAKASHVKDKLIEMTHLNETLYCCGIACSSQGTKTKAGNYLIDLLLANVCKQNVTRFPYEIARLAQDLAGGVMVTQPSEADYRNPATHDYIEKYLKGVASVPTEDRMRVLRLIENMTMGTAAVGYLPESMHGAGSPQAQRIMIARQSNLEMKKQLARDIARISL from the coding sequence ATGATGACAAAAGAGCAATACGTGGAATCCCTGCGGGGGCTGCACCTGAACCTGTACCGCTTTGGCGAAAGGGTGGAAAACGTGGTGGACGACGAGGTCGTCCGGCCCTCGCTCAATTCTTTTGCCGCGACCTACGAGCTGGCCGAGGACCCGCAGTACGAGGACCTGATGACCGCCGTTTCCAGCTTAACCGGCAAAAAGATCAACCGGTTTACCCATCTGCACCAGTCCGCCGACGACCTGATCAAAAAGGTCAAGATGCAGCGCCTTTTGGGGCAAAAGACGGCGGCCTGCTTCCAGCGCTGCGTCGGTCTGGACGCGGCCAACGCCGTGTTCTCCACCACCTTTGAAACCGACGAGGCCCACGGCACAAGCTATCACGAAAACTTCAAGAGGTTTTGGACCGAGGTGCAAAACAACGACTGGGGCGTGGACGGCGCGATGACCGACGTGAAGGGCGACCGCTCGCTCTCGCCTTCCAAACAGGCCGATCCTGATCTGTTCCTGCACGTGGTCGAACGCACGGCGGACGGCGTATACGTCACGGGCGCCAAGGCGCACCAGACCGGCTACTTAAATTCGCACTACGTGCTCGTCATGCCGACCATCGCCATGCGCGAGGGCGACGAGGACTACGCGATCTCCTTCGCCTGCCCGACCGACGCGGACGGCATCACGCTCATTCTCGGCCGGCAATCCTGCGACACTCGTAAGACCGAGGAGTATAACGATATCGACGTGGGCAACAAGGTGTACGGCGGCCACGAGGTGCTGGTCATTTTTGACCGCGTGTTCATTCCGAACGACATGATTTTCCTGAACGGCGAAGTGGACTTCGCGGGCATGATGGTGGAGCGCTTCGCGGGCTACCACCGCCAAAGCTATGGCGGCTGCAAGGTCGGCGTAGGCGATGTACTGATCGGGGCGACCGCGCTCGCGGGCGACATGGCGGGTTCCGCCAAGGCCAGCCACGTCAAGGATAAGCTGATCGAGATGACGCATCTGAACGAAACGCTGTACTGCTGCGGGATCGCGTGCTCGTCGCAGGGCACCAAGACCAAGGCGGGCAACTACCTGATCGATCTGCTGCTGGCCAACGTGTGCAAGCAGAACGTGACCCGCTTCCCGTACGAGATCGCCAGACTCGCGCAGGACCTCGCGGGCGGCGTCATGGTGACCCAGCCCTCCGAAGCAGACTACCGCAACCCCGCGACACATGATTACATCGAGAAGTACTTAAAGGGCGTGGCGAGCGTGCCGACCGAGGACCGCATGCGCGTGCTGCGCCTGATCGAAAACATGACCATGGGCACGGCGGCTGTCGGTTATCTGCCCGAATCCATGCACGGCGCGGGCTCGCCGCAGGCACAGCGCATCATGATCGCAAGACAGTCCAACCTCGAAATGAAAAAGCAGCTGGCAAGGGACATTGCGCGTATTTCGTTATAA
- a CDS encoding acetyl-CoA hydrolase/transferase family protein, whose protein sequence is MDWREHYKKCTMTPEQAVSLICDGDRVVFGHAVGEPIVFQRTMARLADQFSGVEVAHMVYLGSGEYLQPGMEGHFRHNALFVGGPARKAIAEHRADYTPAFFSDVPRMFRDGSLPVDVFAFTCSPPDERGYVSLGLSCDYGAQAVKSARTVIAEVNPNMPVTFGETFVHVSEIDAFLCSWEPLPESAPAKISEEDRQIGKYIADLVRDGDCLQLGIGALPDAVCTFLGDKKDLGLHTEMISDGIIPLIESGVINGQCKQRDIGKICVTFLMGTRKLYDFVDHNPMFHMMPVDICNNPAVISQNDNVVSVNSCVEVDLQGQVCAEAIGLRQISGIGGQMDFVRGANLSKGGRSIIALHSTTGDGNHSKIVATLTEGAPVTTSRCDVGYIVTEYGVAALRGQTLRERAIRLIAIAHPKFRAELSEEFEKRFGEAPAC, encoded by the coding sequence ATGGACTGGAGAGAACACTATAAGAAGTGCACCATGACCCCGGAACAGGCGGTCTCCCTGATCTGCGACGGCGACCGCGTGGTGTTCGGTCACGCGGTGGGCGAGCCGATTGTATTTCAGCGGACGATGGCGCGTTTGGCCGATCAGTTCAGCGGCGTCGAGGTGGCGCACATGGTCTATCTTGGCTCGGGCGAGTATTTGCAGCCCGGTATGGAAGGGCACTTTCGGCACAACGCGCTGTTCGTCGGCGGTCCGGCGCGCAAGGCGATTGCGGAGCACCGGGCGGATTACACCCCCGCGTTTTTCTCCGATGTGCCGCGCATGTTCCGCGACGGGTCGCTGCCGGTGGACGTGTTCGCGTTCACCTGCTCGCCGCCGGATGAGCGGGGCTATGTATCGCTCGGCCTTTCGTGCGATTACGGCGCGCAGGCGGTCAAGTCGGCGCGGACGGTCATTGCCGAGGTCAATCCCAATATGCCGGTGACCTTTGGCGAAACCTTTGTGCATGTGTCGGAGATCGACGCTTTTCTGTGCTCGTGGGAGCCGCTGCCCGAATCAGCGCCCGCGAAAATCAGCGAGGAGGACCGGCAGATCGGCAAGTATATCGCGGATCTGGTGCGCGACGGAGACTGCCTGCAGCTCGGCATCGGCGCGCTGCCCGACGCGGTGTGTACGTTTCTTGGGGACAAAAAGGATCTCGGCTTACACACCGAAATGATCTCGGACGGCATCATCCCGCTGATCGAGTCGGGCGTGATCAACGGACAGTGCAAGCAGCGCGATATCGGCAAGATTTGCGTGACGTTTCTGATGGGCACCCGTAAGCTATATGACTTTGTCGACCATAACCCGATGTTCCACATGATGCCCGTGGATATCTGTAATAATCCGGCGGTAATCTCGCAGAACGACAATGTGGTTTCGGTCAATTCGTGCGTCGAGGTCGATTTACAGGGACAGGTGTGCGCGGAAGCGATCGGCCTGCGGCAGATCTCGGGCATCGGCGGCCAAATGGATTTCGTGCGCGGCGCAAACCTGTCCAAGGGCGGCCGGTCGATCATTGCGCTGCACTCGACTACAGGCGACGGTAACCACTCAAAAATCGTCGCGACGTTGACCGAAGGCGCGCCGGTGACGACCAGCCGCTGCGATGTGGGCTATATCGTGACCGAATACGGCGTCGCGGCTTTGCGCGGACAAACGCTGCGTGAACGAGCGATACGGCTCATCGCCATTGCACACCCCAAATTCCGTGCGGAACTTTCGGAGGAGTTTGAGAAACGCTTCGGCGAAGCGCCCGCATGCTGA
- a CDS encoding iron-containing alcohol dehydrogenase encodes MKAFQLAPAIGEYADFGALAQELRLGRTDLILTNEYLYHPALSALDLGCQTLFQERYGAGEPTDVMVDAILDELRDKEYDRIIAVGGGTIIDIAKVLAVAVSNDRVDDLYDRMASLTKVHPLIIVPTTCGTGSEVTNISIINRTTKGVKQGIVSPSMFADEAALIPGMLQSLPYGVFATSSVDAMIHAVESYLSPNACAISEVFSERALHLILCSWRGAVASGSKDGWKAYAAELLRASNFAGIAFGHAGCAAVHALSYPLGGVHHIPHGQANQLMFADVMRKYQEKKPVGKLNRLQELLANELDCTPEHALDALYALMDQVIEKAPLRTHGVTEQELPVFAKNVLETQQRLLGNNYVELTEQDILEIYRWAF; translated from the coding sequence ATGAAAGCCTTTCAGTTGGCACCAGCAATAGGAGAGTACGCGGATTTCGGAGCGCTGGCGCAGGAATTGCGTTTAGGGAGGACAGACCTGATCCTGACGAACGAATACCTTTATCATCCGGCGCTCTCGGCGCTCGACCTCGGCTGCCAGACCCTGTTTCAGGAGCGATACGGTGCGGGCGAGCCGACAGACGTGATGGTCGACGCGATTTTGGACGAGCTGCGGGATAAGGAATATGACCGCATCATCGCCGTGGGCGGCGGCACAATCATCGACATCGCCAAGGTGCTGGCGGTTGCGGTGTCAAACGACCGTGTGGACGATCTGTATGACCGCATGGCGTCGCTTACCAAGGTGCACCCGCTCATTATCGTGCCCACCACCTGCGGCACGGGCAGCGAAGTGACCAATATCTCCATTATCAACCGCACAACCAAGGGCGTGAAGCAGGGGATCGTTTCGCCGTCTATGTTTGCCGATGAGGCCGCGCTCATCCCGGGCATGCTGCAAAGCCTGCCCTATGGCGTGTTTGCCACCTCCTCAGTAGACGCGATGATCCACGCGGTCGAGAGCTACTTAAGCCCCAATGCCTGTGCGATCAGCGAAGTATTTTCCGAACGGGCGCTGCACCTCATTCTGTGCAGCTGGCGCGGCGCGGTCGCATCAGGAAGCAAGGACGGCTGGAAGGCTTATGCGGCGGAGCTGCTTCGCGCTTCCAACTTTGCGGGCATCGCCTTTGGGCACGCGGGGTGCGCGGCCGTACATGCGCTGAGTTATCCGCTCGGCGGCGTGCATCACATCCCGCATGGACAGGCCAACCAGCTGATGTTCGCGGATGTGATGCGCAAATATCAGGAGAAAAAACCGGTGGGCAAGCTGAACCGCCTGCAGGAATTGCTCGCAAACGAACTGGACTGCACACCGGAACACGCGCTGGACGCGCTGTATGCGCTGATGGATCAAGTGATCGAAAAAGCGCCTCTGCGCACGCATGGCGTGACCGAACAGGAACTGCCGGTGTTCGCCAAGAATGTGCTGGAGACCCAACAGCGTCTGCTCGGCAATAATTACGTGGAGCTGACCGAACAGGATATTTTGGAGATCTACCGCTGGGCGTTTTAG